Below is a window of Lacrimispora xylanolytica DNA.
TTTTAATTCTTTGATAATGGCATTTTCTTTGGCCATTCTCTGAGTTCCCATGGCCTGAACAATGGTCACAATGGAGCTTAATGCCTCTGGAATGGCTGCAACTGCAAGTGCTACAGCAAACATGAGAGAATCCAGAACCGGCATTCTGCGGTAAAGGCTTAAGAGAAATACTAACCCACAAATGATCATAATCACGAATGCAAGACGGCTGGAAAACTGGTCCATGCTGGCCTGGAGGGGTGTCTTCTTTTCTTTTGTGGCATTCATAAGACTGGCGATCTTACCGATTTCCGTGTTCATCCCCGTGCCGGTAACTGCGACAACAGCTCTTCCATAGGTCACTAGACTGCCGGAATAGACCATGTTCGTACGATCTGCCAGGGGCATATCCAGTTCAAATACAGCATCTTCTTTATCTACATTGGTGGATTCCCCAGTCAGGGAGCTTTCATTGACCTGGAGGGAATAATTATTTAAAATTCTGCCGTCAGCCACTACCATATCCCCGGCCTCAAGGAGAAGGATATCTCCCGGAACTACGTTCCTGGAATCAATCTCAATTTTCTGACCATCCCTTATGACCTTTGCCGTTGGTGAAGACAATAACTTTAAGCTTTCCAGTGATTTCTGGGCCTTTTCATGCTGTACGGTTCCTAATATGGCATTTAATAATATAACCGCCACAATGACAACCGTGCTTTCCACATTTCCGGATAACATGGAAATGGTGGCAGCTACAATGAGTATAATGACCAGGAGATCCTTAAACTGTTCGGCAAAGACCTGGAGCGTACTTTTCTTTTTGCCTTCTTTAAGAACGTTTTCTCCCTTTTTTAAAAGCTCGGCGGCTTCCTTAGAGCTTAATCCTTCCTTTTTCGTATGAAGCTCCTTTAAAACCTCTTCACCACTTTTTTGATACCAATCCTTCAAACTTTCCTCCATTCCGCTGTCCTCAATCACACAGCCACGCAAAAATCCTCCACAGGCTACTTATAGCATCTCAAAAAAGTATAAAAAAAAGACCATTAATGCATTCTTTTATGGATGACGTATCCACAAATAAATACATTAAAAGTCTGGTAACCACCTTTGGGCATGCACCACCAGGCTGCTTTTAAAAGCCGGATGTTGACAGTGCATTAAAACTACTCCCTTTTAACGAATCTGATATTCAGTTGTTTGTTTTCAATTCTTTTTGAGTAAGGACATTATACGTTGAAATAATTCATTTGTCAATATGGTTTTCCTGACATAATTTTCCTGGTTTGAAAAGATAAAATTAATGTACAAGAACCAAAGAATAAAAACATAATTAAGGTCAATAATACTTAAATCGGTATAAAATATTCCGATTTTCCATTTTATTCTTGTCAAAGGATTAAAATGTGCTACTATAGAATTAATTATATGGAAAGGAAACCAGGCGTATGAATGATACCTCCGTCCGAATTAGTAAAATAGAAATATCGGGATTTAAAAATACACAGTATGGGCAGATTGAGTTGCCCTCTGCCATTGAAAAGAACTTCTTCTCCTCATCAGCTGACATACTGGGAATCTATGGTCAGAACGGCTCCGGGAAAACCGCTGTAATCGAGGCCATGGCTCTCCTACAGATACTCCTTACGGGAAAATCTCTTCCCAAAGAAACCGGTCATTATATTTCAGAGGACATGAATTCTTTAAAAATCAGTGTAACCTTTATGATTCAGACTCCTGATAAGGCCTCTTTGGCTGAATATTCTGTCATTCTAGGAAAATTACCAGAAGGGGAGATTGAGATTTCAAAGGAAACATTGACCGCTTCCCTATGGACCGGGGAGAAATTTGAAAACAGGAAGAATTTAATTGACTACTCCTCTTCCTCTAAGGGTCCCGTTTTTACCCCAAAATACCGCTTTGACCAGTTGGTACGGTGCAATGAAGAAAACAAAATCAACTTAAACGTAGCCAAACGACTGGCTCAGAAAAATATGGTCTCTTTTCTCTTTGGAAGTGAGGGAAGAACTATATTTCTTTCTGCTCCTCATGAGATTTCAGAAGAATACGCCTACATCATCAGAGCGCTGTACCAGTATGCCAGCTATAACCTGTTTGTCATCACCAGCGCCCATTCCGGTTCCATCAGCATGAATTTCATGCTCCCCTTTGCATTCCGGCTTCAGGTAGGAAAAAAGGTGGAAAAGGGCGAGCTTCCCATACGCCTTGACGGCCCTTCCATCATCACCAAAGAACAATACCGAATTGTAAACCAGATCATAGAGGATATGAATGCCGTCATTTCAGCAATGATTCCCGGACTCTCCATCGCCATTCACAACTTTGGGGAGCAGCTGCGGGAAAATGGCTCAGAGGGCTATAAGATTGAACTGATTTCAAAACGGGATGATATTATTATTCCTTTAAAATACGAGTCCGAAGGAATTATTAAGATTATATCGGTGTTAAATGTCCTGATGTGCATCTATAACCACCCTTCCATGTGCCTGATTATCGATGAACTGGATGCCGGTATTTATGAATACCTTCTTGGAGAGCTGCTTTCCGTCATGGAAAAGGGAGCCAAGGGGCAGCTGATCTTTACCTCCCACAACCTGCGTGCTCTGGAAATGCTCCATAGAAAAAGCATTGTATTTTCCACCACCAACCCTTGTAACCGCTACATCCGTCTCCAGAACGTGAAAAACAGCAATAATCTGAGAGATCTTTATTTGAGAAGCATCACCTTAGGCGGACAGCGGGAAGCCGTTTACGCAGAAACAGATACCGTGGAGATTGGGCGGGCCTTTCGAAGAGCCGGAAAGGGGGCTTTCCATGATATCCAAAAGTAAAAAAGTCCTCCTCTTCATTGCAGAAGGGCCTACGGATGAAGACACCCTAAGCCCTGTTTTAAAGAAAATATTTCATAATGAAGAGGTACGCTTTCATATTGTCCATGGTGATATGACCAGCAACTGGGCCGTCTCTGTGAATAATGCAGTAAAGACCGTATATCAGCATGTGGAAACAGAGAGAAAGCGGTATGGTTACCAGAGAAATGATATTTTAAAGGTCATTCATCTGGTGGATATTGACGGGGCATTTATTCCCCCTGACAAAATCATGTATCAAAAGGTTAGAGACATTCAATACTTTGACGACCGGGTAGAAGCCTCGAACCCCAAACGG
It encodes the following:
- a CDS encoding AAA family ATPase — protein: MNDTSVRISKIEISGFKNTQYGQIELPSAIEKNFFSSSADILGIYGQNGSGKTAVIEAMALLQILLTGKSLPKETGHYISEDMNSLKISVTFMIQTPDKASLAEYSVILGKLPEGEIEISKETLTASLWTGEKFENRKNLIDYSSSSKGPVFTPKYRFDQLVRCNEENKINLNVAKRLAQKNMVSFLFGSEGRTIFLSAPHEISEEYAYIIRALYQYASYNLFVITSAHSGSISMNFMLPFAFRLQVGKKVEKGELPIRLDGPSIITKEQYRIVNQIIEDMNAVISAMIPGLSIAIHNFGEQLRENGSEGYKIELISKRDDIIIPLKYESEGIIKIISVLNVLMCIYNHPSMCLIIDELDAGIYEYLLGELLSVMEKGAKGQLIFTSHNLRALEMLHRKSIVFSTTNPCNRYIRLQNVKNSNNLRDLYLRSITLGGQREAVYAETDTVEIGRAFRRAGKGAFHDIQK